The region GAATCTCGGCGCAGCGCGGCGATCCAGGCAGGCAAACTCAAAGCGAAGCAAGCCCGCACCATGGCCGGAGACGCCAAGCGCGGACACGTCGTAGCTTAATTGCGGATTGGCTCCCGTCACCTTGTAGGTGCCCGACTTGAGGCTCAGATCGTGCGCGGTCGGGGTCAACGCGTCGAACGTCGCGACCTGAGTCATTTTCTTCGACAGCGATTTGTCCGAACGTCCCCAAGCCACCGGAATTTCGGCCAGGTCAGGCGTCGAGAACGACGCATCCTGCAGCGCCGCGCGGAAATCCGCTTCCACAGCCGGCTCGAGCGTCACATCGACAACACCAGGATAACCCGCCTGCGAGGGATCCAGCGGCCCGCCGTCGAGCCAGATCACATGCTGTTCAGCGGACAACCTGGTCACCTTACGCGTCTCGCCGTTGCGCAAACGGATGTCCGTACCAACTGCAAACGCGGACATCGGCGTGCCTGCGTTCAGCAACAAAGCGGATTCGCTTCGGCTTACGCCCCGGTCCCACTGGTCATCCGACAGGTTTCTCGTTGCGACCGTGATGTGCCGCCCCTGATCGGCGGCCATTGCCGGCGTGCTGAAGCCAAGAATGGTGCCGTCTGCCCACGCCGGCGTGTAGTGATCCATGACGAAGCGGTACAACACAGGATCTCGCAACGCGAGGCCGCCGCCGTCGTACGTGATGTTGTCTGCCGCCAGCAGGGCGACACTGGGTAAGTCGCGTGACAGTCGTTCAACCGCTCGCTGCTGTTGCCGAACCGGTGCCATGTTATAGGGTGCCGTGACCGCCATCGTGACCGGCCGACCGAAATAGAAGGTCTGCGCGTTATGAGATGTCAGGTCGAGGTAACCCACACCCGGCGCCAGCTTGCTATTGAGCAATGCATTGAGCTTGACGAACCGCGCCCATTGCTCGTCTTGCACCATGGCGACCCCCACATTAGGCATCCCCACATCCGCCCCGTATTTCACGGGTCCGATTCCTATCGCGGGCGATGTCGCGGACACCGCCGTCGAAAAGGCCAACGTCGTGTAATTCAACGTAGCACTCATCCCTGCGATGACGACGACCAGGGCCGTGCGGTTGAACATACGAGTCGTGCGCCATGCAACGATAGGAATCAAGACGGACCAGCCGAAAATTGCCGCCAGGCCCGCGCGCGACATATCGCCTGGATCGATTCGACCCATCGAATAAGGCGTGAGTAACAGCGCGAACAACATCACAACGACAGCCGGCAAAAACGCCGCGCTCTTGGTGGCGCGATTCTTGACGGCTGAATAGACCATCATCAAACAGAATGCCGGTGCGGCGAGCCACGACATCCGTATCGCTTCGAAAACCAGGCCGGACTTCGCTCCACTGCGGTTCCAACTAGTCTCCCACGGAATGCCATACGCGACCTGATTGATCGGACCGTTCTCGAGCACATACCGGATCGCACCGATCAGCATGGCTGCCAACGGGGTTACCAGGGCGAACACCAGAAACACCGCACAGACCACCGCGAGCGTTTTCCAACCTTCGCGCTCTCCCCCATGCCACATACGCCATATCGCTTCGAGGGCCAAAAAGCCTGATGCGGCAGCGAGCAGCAGACCAGCCGGCGGCACGCCCAGCACAACGATCGACGCCGTCACAAGCCATACCGCGAGCCAGCGTGCAGGCTGAGCCCGCAGCGTGCCGCTGAACCACAGGCACATGAACGGCGTGAAAAACAGAAAAGCCGTTCTGCCGCCGATGAAGAACGTCGAAACTAAGGCAAGGCCCAGGCTTCCGGAAAACTCAAAGAGCGTGAAAAAAGCAACCAGTGACAACAACGCCGAACCCAGCCGATTGGCATCGGCAACGCTGGCCGCCGTTCCGTCATAAAACACGACCGAGAGTAGCCCCGGCAAATCGTCCTCCATGAACCCATGAGGAGAGATATAGCCGACATAGGGAACAACACCCTTAAGGTATGACCACCAGCCAAGCAAGTTCTGCCCAAACTCATAGTCATTCGGTGCAAGTGATGGGCCGAGTGTGTTGCCAAACTTGAAAGCGATCAGCAACCCAAACAACGCGAGCGGCGAAAAGAGCTTTTTATAGCTCCGATTATCATTCCGGCAATACCTGATGTACCGCCTCACGACGTCGAAGACACCGGCCAGAACCAGTGCGACTACAAGGACCTTCAGGCCCCAGGTCGTCGTATATTTGGTGAGCGATCCGTCCGGAAGTGACAGCCGCGCAGGATAGAGGGTTAAAAAGAAAAGCGGCAGTCCCAACTGGCCGAGGAGGATACCTTTAGGTAAAACGCGCAGAATCAGCCGCGATGTAAAGACCGAGGCCAACACTGCCAAGAAAAGCACCCCAATAAGCAGAGGCGCCATTCTGGGGTAGCGCGCAACATCTACCGCGCCAACCAGACCGATTGGCGCGCGGCCAATGACAAGTGCAATCTCGAGCGGTATCAGCGCAAGCAGAAATGCCGAGAACAAACTCAGCCCGACAACCGATGGCGAGACCTGCTTCGATTTGCAGGCCTGCAACCACGACCACACCGCGAGAATCACCAACGCCGACGCGGAAACAAGCTGTATGGTGCTGTCGATCGACTCGCCGGTAATCAATCCCGCGACAACCACCACCGAAGGAATCGACCACCATAGCAGTTGTTCCGAAAGATCTTGCGCGTACTGATATTGAGCACCGAGGTTCTTTAGCTTCCTGATCTGCGCTGCCAGGAATGCCAAACCAAGGAGTAACACACCGATGAAAAACGGCGGCGCGAAGAGATCCTGGAACTTCGTATTCGCTCCCCAGGTGACGCTTCCGACAATGAAATCCGAATACGTCGGCGCAAGCGTGAGTCGCAAGCCAAGCGCGAGAGCGGCAGCGGCCAGAGAGGCCGACGCCACCACCACGCTCATTTTTTCTGTGTTTGTGAGTTGGTTTGGCATTGAACATTTCTTTCGTTGCAAATCAGGCGCGTGCAAGTCGCGCTTTCACTTCACAACGGGTTGTAAGCGCCGAAACATGCCTTGAACAGCACCTGCAATACCGAAAGATTGCCTCTCACACTGCTGATCTTCGTGGGCACCTCGCCCTTAGGATAGCGCCGCGTAGTCGCGAGTTCGAGACAGCGATAACCCAACTTCGGTACGCGATACGAGAGATATGCGAGTAGCTCGTACGTATTGAATACGTCCCTGAACGGCGCAACTCGAGGGTCGAGCAGCATCTTGCGGCTATATGCCCGGAAGCCCTGCGTCGTGTCTGTCCAGTGAAAACCGGAAAAGAGACTGAGCATTGGCGCATGAATCAACCTGATCGCCAGATCGCGCGACTTGGGCGTGTTTTCCGCGATGCCGCCAGAAAGGTACCGGGATGCCTGCACAAAATCTACACCGCCCTTAAGCGCATCGATAAAGCGTGGAATCGCATCAGGGTCATCTTTGTCGTTTCCGTCGATGGTAACGATCCCCTCGTACCCTTGATCCAGCGCGAATGCGTAAGCGCAACGCAATTGCGCGCTTAACTTGCCGGGCCCGGTCTTGAGCAACAACGTCTGTACGCCCTTGCCCTTCAGAAACTCGAGATCGAGAGAGCCGTCAGTACTGCCGCCGTCCACAATGATCACATCGGCCGTATCGGGAATGCCCAGCGCCGCGATCCGATCAAGCAGATTGCGTATGCGAGCGCCTTCGTTGATCACCGGAATCACCACACACCATGGATTGCGCGGCTCCGAGGTGAGCTGAAGCTTGAAAGCGGGAACTTGCCAACCGACGCGGGCTTCTTGGGACATGTCGAATTTCATTGATGTCTGTGATCCTTTATCTCACCCTACGCGGGCAGTGATGAGTGCAACGCCTGCGATGATGAACAATATTCCGG is a window of Paraburkholderia sp. IMGN_8 DNA encoding:
- a CDS encoding glycosyltransferase family 2 protein codes for the protein MSQEARVGWQVPAFKLQLTSEPRNPWCVVIPVINEGARIRNLLDRIAALGIPDTADVIIVDGGSTDGSLDLEFLKGKGVQTLLLKTGPGKLSAQLRCAYAFALDQGYEGIVTIDGNDKDDPDAIPRFIDALKGGVDFVQASRYLSGGIAENTPKSRDLAIRLIHAPMLSLFSGFHWTDTTQGFRAYSRKMLLDPRVAPFRDVFNTYELLAYLSYRVPKLGYRCLELATTRRYPKGEVPTKISSVRGNLSVLQVLFKACFGAYNPL